From Triticum urartu cultivar G1812 chromosome 2, Tu2.1, whole genome shotgun sequence, a single genomic window includes:
- the LOC125536478 gene encoding heterogeneous nuclear ribonucleoprotein 1-like isoform X1 gives MEADSGKLFVGGISWETDEDRLRDYFGRFGEVTEAVIMRDRNTGRARGFGFIVFAEAGVAERVTMDKHMIDGRMVEAKKAVPRDDQSIASKNNGSSIGSPGPVRTRKIFVGGLASNVTEVEFRRYFEQFGMITDVVVMYDHNTQRPRGFGFITYDSEDAVDKALHKNFHELNGKMVEVKRAVPKEQSPGPVARSPAGGQNLAISRVHNFLNGFNQGYSPNPIGGYGMRVDGRFGLLSGARNGFSSFGPSYGMGMNVETGMNANFGANSSFLNNSNGRQMGSYYNGGSNRLGSPIGYVGLNDDSGSILSSMGRNVWGNGNVNYQNSPTNMSSFVPSGSGSQVGITGDGINWGGPTSAHGMGSISSLGSNIGRGAGDNFGLPSGGYGRSNPTGTIGEPFSASANAYEMNNIDTYGNNSIYGDSTWRFTSSEIDIPPFDNDLGNIDPDIKSNMPASYMGNYTVNNNQTSRGITS, from the exons ATGGAGGCCGACTCCGGGAAGCTCTTCGTCGGCGGCATCTCCTGGGAGACGGACGAGGACCGCCTCCGCGACTACTTTGGCCGCTTCGGCGAGGTCACCGAGGCTGTCATCATGCGCGACCGCAACACCGGCCGCGCTCGCGGCTTCGGCTTCATAGTCTTCGCCGAGGCCGGCGTTGCTGAGCGAGTCACCATGGACAAGCACATGATCGATGGCCGCATG GTCGAAGCCAAGAAAGCTGTTCCCAGGGACGACCAGAGCATTGCAagcaagaacaatggcagcagCATAGGCTCGCCTGGGCCAGTCCGTACCAGAAAGATCTTTGTTGGGGGGCTGGCCTCCAATGTTACTGAGGTTGAATTCAGAAGGTATTTTGAGCAATTCGGCATGATAACAGATGTGGTTGTCATGTACGACCACAACACACAGAGGCCCAGGGGCTTTGGCTTCATCACCTATGATTCAGAAGATGCAGTGGATAAGGCGCTGCACAAGAACTTCCATGAGCTTAATGGCAAGATGGTTGAAGTCAAGAGAGCTGTCCCAAAGGAGCAGTCGCCTGGACCTGTCGCACGCTCACCTGCTGGAGGGCAGAACCTTGCTATCAGCAGGGTTCACAACTTCTTGAATGGCTTCAACCAGGGATATAGCCCAAACCCGATAGGAGGTTACGGCATGAGGGTGGATGGAAGGTTTGGCCTGCTTTCAGGTGCACGAAATGGGTTTTCTTCATTTGGCCCCAGTTATGGAATGGGCATGAATGTTGAAACTGGGATGAATGCAAATTTTGGTGCAAACTCTAGTTTCCTCAATAACTCAAATGGGCGGCAAATGGGTTCATACTACAATGGTGGTTCAAACAGACTAGGCAGCCCTATTGGGTACGTTGGTCTGAATGATGATTCAGGATCGATATTGAGTTCAATGGGAAGGAATGTTTGGGGTAATGGAAATGTCAACTACCAGAACAGCCCTACAAACATGAGTTCTTTTGTACCATCTGGAAGTGGGAGTCAAGTTGGTATTACTGGCGATGGTATAAATTGGGGAGGTCCTACTTCTGCCCATGGGATGGGAAGCATTTCAAGCCTTGGGTCTAACATTGGCCGTGGGGCTGGAGATAACTTTGGTTTGCCGTCTGGCGGCTATGGAAGGAGCAACCCAACTGGCACCATTGGTGAACCTTTTTCTGCGTCAGCCAATGCATATGAAATGAACAACATAGATACATATGGCAACAACTCTATTTATGGTGACTCAACCTGGAGGTTCACGTCATCTGAGATCGATATTCCTCCTTTTGATAATGATCTTGGAAATATCGATCCAGATATCAAATCGAACATGCCAGCAAGTTACATGGGCAACTATACTGTTAATAATAATCAGACAAGCAGAG GTATCACTTCCTAG
- the LOC125536478 gene encoding heterogeneous nuclear ribonucleoprotein 1-like isoform X2 codes for MEADSGKLFVGGISWETDEDRLRDYFGRFGEVTEAVIMRDRNTGRARGFGFIVFAEAGVAERVTMDKHMIDGRMVEAKKAVPRDDQSIASKNNGSSIGSPGPVRTRKIFVGGLASNVTEVEFRRYFEQFGMITDVVVMYDHNTQRPRGFGFITYDSEDAVDKALHKNFHELNGKMVEVKRAVPKEQSPGPVARSPAGGQNLAISRVHNFLNGFNQGYSPNPIGGYGMRVDGRFGLLSGARNGFSSFGPSYGMGMNVETGMNANFGANSSFLNNSNGRQMGSYYNGGSNRLGSPIGYVGLNDDSGSILSSMGRNVWGNGNVNYQNSPTNMSSFVPSGSGSQVGITGDGINWGGPTSAHGMGSISSLGSNIGRGAGDNFGLPSGGYGRSNPTGTIGEPFSASANAYEMNNIDTYGNNSIYGDSTWRFTSSEIDIPPFDNDLGNIDPDIKSNMPASYMGNYTVNNNQTSRGQYPLQHFAISYT; via the exons ATGGAGGCCGACTCCGGGAAGCTCTTCGTCGGCGGCATCTCCTGGGAGACGGACGAGGACCGCCTCCGCGACTACTTTGGCCGCTTCGGCGAGGTCACCGAGGCTGTCATCATGCGCGACCGCAACACCGGCCGCGCTCGCGGCTTCGGCTTCATAGTCTTCGCCGAGGCCGGCGTTGCTGAGCGAGTCACCATGGACAAGCACATGATCGATGGCCGCATG GTCGAAGCCAAGAAAGCTGTTCCCAGGGACGACCAGAGCATTGCAagcaagaacaatggcagcagCATAGGCTCGCCTGGGCCAGTCCGTACCAGAAAGATCTTTGTTGGGGGGCTGGCCTCCAATGTTACTGAGGTTGAATTCAGAAGGTATTTTGAGCAATTCGGCATGATAACAGATGTGGTTGTCATGTACGACCACAACACACAGAGGCCCAGGGGCTTTGGCTTCATCACCTATGATTCAGAAGATGCAGTGGATAAGGCGCTGCACAAGAACTTCCATGAGCTTAATGGCAAGATGGTTGAAGTCAAGAGAGCTGTCCCAAAGGAGCAGTCGCCTGGACCTGTCGCACGCTCACCTGCTGGAGGGCAGAACCTTGCTATCAGCAGGGTTCACAACTTCTTGAATGGCTTCAACCAGGGATATAGCCCAAACCCGATAGGAGGTTACGGCATGAGGGTGGATGGAAGGTTTGGCCTGCTTTCAGGTGCACGAAATGGGTTTTCTTCATTTGGCCCCAGTTATGGAATGGGCATGAATGTTGAAACTGGGATGAATGCAAATTTTGGTGCAAACTCTAGTTTCCTCAATAACTCAAATGGGCGGCAAATGGGTTCATACTACAATGGTGGTTCAAACAGACTAGGCAGCCCTATTGGGTACGTTGGTCTGAATGATGATTCAGGATCGATATTGAGTTCAATGGGAAGGAATGTTTGGGGTAATGGAAATGTCAACTACCAGAACAGCCCTACAAACATGAGTTCTTTTGTACCATCTGGAAGTGGGAGTCAAGTTGGTATTACTGGCGATGGTATAAATTGGGGAGGTCCTACTTCTGCCCATGGGATGGGAAGCATTTCAAGCCTTGGGTCTAACATTGGCCGTGGGGCTGGAGATAACTTTGGTTTGCCGTCTGGCGGCTATGGAAGGAGCAACCCAACTGGCACCATTGGTGAACCTTTTTCTGCGTCAGCCAATGCATATGAAATGAACAACATAGATACATATGGCAACAACTCTATTTATGGTGACTCAACCTGGAGGTTCACGTCATCTGAGATCGATATTCCTCCTTTTGATAATGATCTTGGAAATATCGATCCAGATATCAAATCGAACATGCCAGCAAGTTACATGGGCAACTATACTGTTAATAATAATCAGACAAGCAGAGGTCAGTATCCGCTTCAGCATTTTGCTATTAGCTACACATGA